The following proteins are encoded in a genomic region of Chryseobacterium cucumeris:
- a CDS encoding polyamine aminopropyltransferase codes for MDKKRIPLELLLLFSVFVIATCGLIYELVAGALASYLLGDSVKQFSFIIGVYLFSMGVGSYLAKFIKGNLIDKFIEIEILVGIVGGISSVVLFILFNTLAHFESVLYLFVFFTGCLVGVEIPLLMNILKDRVQFKDLVSNVFAFDYIGALLASILFPLVLIPKLGIVKTPLFFGLINISIAIFLCYYLTKELSKPLSLKVKSIAAFAFLLGLFIFSDTILSYSEEKLYGENVVYTKSSPYQRIVLTRNTHEFRLYLNNNLQFSSTDEYRYHEALVHPAMSMAKNIDNVLILGGGDGFAAREVLKYKDVKKVTLVDLDGEMTQFFKTNETMRRLNQSSLSNPRMEVINKDAYIWVKDSKKKFDVIIIDFPDPSNYSLGKLYSLQFYKELEKLTTLDTKIVVQTTSPYFAPKSFWCIEKTINQIFPFTAAYHTYVPSFGEWGFSMASFEPINNRIYRKLPGLKYYDYNFSQMSYFNKDMKVKDVEVNRLDNQILVRYFDEEWGKVQ; via the coding sequence ATGGATAAGAAGAGGATTCCTCTTGAGCTGCTTTTATTGTTTTCAGTATTCGTCATTGCTACATGTGGATTGATTTATGAGCTGGTGGCCGGAGCCCTGGCAAGCTATCTTTTAGGAGACTCTGTAAAGCAGTTTTCTTTCATTATCGGAGTATACCTGTTCTCAATGGGAGTAGGTTCCTACCTTGCAAAATTCATCAAAGGAAATCTTATAGATAAATTCATTGAGATCGAAATCCTTGTAGGAATTGTAGGCGGAATCAGTTCTGTTGTACTTTTTATTCTGTTTAATACACTGGCCCATTTTGAAAGCGTTCTCTATCTCTTTGTCTTCTTCACCGGATGTCTTGTAGGGGTGGAAATCCCGCTTCTGATGAATATTTTAAAAGACAGGGTTCAGTTTAAAGATTTAGTTTCAAATGTCTTTGCATTCGATTATATCGGGGCTTTGCTGGCATCCATTCTTTTCCCGTTGGTTTTGATTCCAAAATTAGGGATTGTTAAAACCCCTTTATTTTTTGGGTTAATCAATATTTCCATTGCGATATTCCTTTGCTATTATCTTACAAAGGAATTATCAAAACCATTATCGTTAAAAGTAAAATCTATTGCAGCGTTTGCATTTCTTCTGGGGCTTTTCATTTTTTCAGATACTATTTTATCCTATTCTGAAGAAAAGTTATATGGTGAAAATGTAGTCTATACCAAAAGCTCACCCTATCAAAGAATTGTTTTAACGAGAAATACTCACGAATTCCGTCTGTATTTAAACAACAACCTGCAGTTTTCATCCACCGACGAATACCGTTATCATGAAGCTTTAGTACATCCTGCGATGTCTATGGCAAAAAACATTGATAACGTTCTGATTCTTGGCGGTGGTGATGGTTTTGCAGCAAGAGAAGTTTTAAAATACAAAGACGTTAAAAAAGTAACCCTTGTGGATCTTGACGGGGAAATGACTCAGTTTTTCAAGACCAATGAAACCATGCGAAGACTGAACCAAAGCTCACTTTCCAATCCTAGAATGGAGGTGATCAATAAAGACGCTTACATCTGGGTAAAAGACAGCAAAAAGAAATTTGACGTCATCATCATCGACTTTCCTGATCCGTCGAATTACAGCTTAGGAAAGCTCTATTCCCTGCAGTTTTATAAAGAACTAGAGAAGCTGACAACCCTTGATACGAAAATTGTGGTTCAGACCACTTCTCCTTATTTTGCTCCGAAATCTTTCTGGTGTATTGAGAAAACAATCAATCAGATTTTTCCTTTCACTGCAGCGTATCATACCTATGTTCCGTCTTTTGGAGAATGGGGATTTTCGATGGCTTCATTTGAACCCATCAATAACAGAATCTACAGAAAACTGCCTGGATTAAAATATTATGATTACAATTTTTCACAGATGTCTTATTTCAATAAAGATATGAAGGTGAAAGACGTAGAAGTTAACCGTCTGGACAACCAGATACTAGTCCGTTATTTCGATGAAGAGTGGGGGAAAGTACAGTAG
- a CDS encoding DUF350 domain-containing protein: protein MDNINFLPILNSVLYSFLGIAILLVCYFIIEKLTPEKTWHEIAQNKNIAIAIVFGAFIIGISMIISAAIHG from the coding sequence ATGGACAACATCAATTTCTTACCCATACTAAACTCGGTTCTTTATTCATTTTTAGGAATCGCCATTTTACTTGTATGTTATTTCATCATTGAAAAACTGACTCCTGAAAAAACATGGCATGAGATCGCCCAGAACAAAAATATAGCCATTGCTATTGTTTTCGGGGCATTTATTATCGGAATTTCAATGATCATAAGCGCAGCGATTCATGGATAA
- a CDS encoding DUF4178 domain-containing protein → MHYVCPACESENTLDLTFPVEEYVCMTCSHLIDVAWNKKIKHLKVPTENVVLDVGQKGKIDGTEYTVVAITVKKYGNSIFWREYSLKDSKGNDAFLSESDGHWVFLISIHPDDFKGKDSKFPTYLGRTYRWYENTPCTIDAAAGFFDEHLDFTIATYKEYVNGTRMISQEKTSRKSQYFYGVHISKYEVKKAFKIANLPYYTGIGIVQPYYFDIRQAVNIFCVAALMICLLQMYVYTSRTNETVFAETINFADVKDKELVSKSFTLSGGSAPLKVNAFSGVDNSWANVQLSLVNENTNEIIYTSKDIEQYHGYEGGESWTEGSQSEDFNLCGVGSGKYHFIISAEKEGGLPSFSGLTSPDSKVVISRDKSGTIEVTDIFKVQTKTFTDGQTLEKDTSEVIRLAKASFGTQKLDSLINTEALRLTTDLISNNTYVQLKATWLPVSFWNFGIILFIMIALFVAMWIGKHYFNVNKWKNSSNSPYPANDN, encoded by the coding sequence ATGCACTATGTCTGCCCAGCATGCGAATCCGAAAATACATTAGATCTCACCTTTCCTGTTGAAGAATACGTTTGTATGACCTGCTCCCATCTCATTGATGTAGCCTGGAACAAAAAAATTAAACATCTGAAAGTCCCAACGGAAAATGTTGTATTGGATGTCGGACAAAAAGGAAAAATTGACGGTACGGAATATACGGTTGTTGCGATTACTGTTAAAAAATACGGAAACAGTATTTTCTGGCGTGAATATTCTTTAAAAGACAGCAAAGGAAATGATGCTTTCCTGAGTGAGAGCGATGGACATTGGGTTTTCCTGATTTCTATACATCCTGATGATTTTAAAGGCAAGGATTCAAAATTTCCAACCTATCTCGGACGAACCTACCGGTGGTACGAAAATACTCCATGCACTATTGACGCTGCAGCCGGATTTTTTGATGAACATCTGGATTTCACCATTGCTACCTACAAAGAGTATGTCAACGGAACCCGTATGATCTCTCAGGAGAAGACCAGCAGAAAAAGCCAGTATTTCTATGGAGTTCACATTTCAAAATATGAAGTTAAGAAAGCTTTTAAAATAGCTAATCTGCCCTATTATACGGGAATAGGGATTGTTCAGCCCTATTATTTCGATATCAGACAAGCCGTGAACATCTTTTGTGTGGCTGCATTAATGATTTGTCTGCTCCAGATGTATGTCTACACTTCAAGAACGAACGAAACCGTTTTTGCAGAGACTATCAATTTTGCAGATGTAAAAGACAAAGAGCTGGTCAGCAAAAGCTTTACCTTGTCCGGCGGTTCAGCTCCGTTAAAGGTGAATGCTTTTTCAGGTGTTGATAATTCCTGGGCGAATGTTCAGCTAAGCCTTGTGAATGAGAATACCAACGAAATTATCTATACCTCCAAAGATATCGAACAGTATCATGGGTACGAAGGTGGAGAAAGCTGGACAGAAGGAAGCCAGTCCGAAGATTTTAACCTGTGTGGAGTAGGCTCCGGGAAATATCATTTCATTATTTCCGCCGAAAAAGAAGGAGGCTTACCCTCATTTTCAGGTCTTACATCTCCTGATTCGAAGGTCGTGATTTCACGGGATAAATCAGGAACAATTGAGGTTACTGATATATTCAAGGTGCAGACCAAGACTTTTACAGACGGACAGACGCTGGAAAAAGATACCTCGGAAGTAATCAGACTTGCCAAAGCATCATTCGGAACTCAGAAACTGGACTCCCTGATTAATACTGAAGCCCTTAGACTTACTACAGACCTTATTTCAAACAATACCTATGTACAGCTCAAAGCAACATGGCTTCCTGTCTCATTCTGGAACTTCGGAATTATTTTATTCATAATGATTGCTCTGTTTGTGGCAATGTGGATAGGAAAACATTACTTTAATGTGAATAAATGGAAGAATAGTTCAAACTCACCTTATCCTGCCAATGATAACTAA
- a CDS encoding S-adenosylmethionine decarboxylase family protein: protein MKPLSSKGLHILLTLETESEDLLLDSKGFLAFTEGILETKEVEIVGVTNHIFENDSFTSAVILKESHLCIHTWPEFKQLTFDVFLCNYTQDNTTKVEQIADEVVQYFKANTIQKHKIYR from the coding sequence TTGAAACCATTATCAAGTAAAGGTTTACATATTCTTCTGACTTTGGAAACAGAGTCAGAAGATTTGTTATTAGACAGCAAAGGTTTTCTGGCGTTTACAGAAGGAATTCTGGAAACCAAAGAGGTGGAAATTGTAGGCGTTACCAATCATATTTTTGAGAATGACAGCTTTACTTCCGCCGTGATCCTTAAAGAGTCTCACCTTTGTATCCACACGTGGCCGGAATTTAAACAGCTTACTTTCGATGTTTTCCTTTGTAATTATACCCAGGACAATACCACAAAAGTAGAGCAGATTGCAGATGAAGTGGTTCAGTATTTTAAAGCTAATACCATTCAAAAACACAAAATTTACAGATAA
- the ctlX gene encoding citrulline utilization hydrolase CtlX — protein sequence MQTTDTVLMIEPIAFGYNAETAKNNYFQVEQTGSDIQSKALAEFNTFVGKLREKGINVITIKDTLDPHTPDSIFPNNWVSFHKDGKVVLYPMFASNRRVERREDIIESIKDQGFEVAEIDDWSFSETQGHFLEGTGSMIFDHDNKIAYGSVSLRLDEKLFREFCTKYGFTPVVFHSFQTVGTERLPIYHTNVMMCVADKFVVICLDCIDDELERGKVVEAIKGSGKEIIEISEEQMQQFAGNMLQVQNKEGKKFLVMSQTAYQSLTPEQVAAIEKYCEIIYSDLNTIEVNGGGSARCMLAEVFLPKK from the coding sequence ATGCAAACAACAGATACAGTATTAATGATAGAACCGATTGCATTCGGTTACAACGCTGAAACAGCGAAAAATAATTATTTCCAGGTAGAACAGACAGGCTCTGATATCCAGTCAAAAGCGTTGGCAGAATTCAACACCTTTGTCGGAAAGCTGAGAGAAAAGGGAATTAATGTAATCACTATAAAAGATACGTTGGATCCCCACACTCCGGATTCTATTTTCCCGAATAACTGGGTAAGTTTCCATAAAGACGGAAAAGTGGTCTTGTACCCGATGTTCGCTTCCAACAGAAGAGTGGAAAGAAGAGAAGATATTATCGAAAGTATCAAAGATCAAGGGTTTGAAGTGGCTGAAATTGATGACTGGTCTTTCTCTGAAACCCAAGGACACTTTCTGGAAGGAACAGGAAGTATGATTTTTGATCACGATAACAAAATTGCTTACGGTTCTGTTTCTTTGAGGCTGGATGAAAAACTGTTCAGAGAATTCTGTACAAAATACGGATTTACTCCCGTTGTATTCCATTCTTTCCAGACTGTAGGCACAGAAAGGCTTCCAATCTATCACACCAATGTAATGATGTGTGTAGCCGATAAATTTGTCGTAATCTGCCTTGACTGTATTGATGATGAACTTGAAAGAGGAAAAGTAGTGGAAGCTATTAAAGGATCCGGAAAAGAAATCATTGAAATTTCTGAAGAACAGATGCAGCAGTTTGCCGGAAATATGCTTCAGGTTCAGAATAAAGAAGGCAAAAAATTCCTGGTCATGAGCCAGACTGCTTACCAGTCTTTAACTCCGGAACAGGTAGCTGCTATTGAAAAATACTGCGAAATTATCTATTCAGACCTGAATACCATTGAAGTAAATGGTGGAGGAAGCGCAAGATGTATGCTTGCTGAGGTTTTTCTTCCAAAAAAATAA
- a CDS encoding four helix bundle protein: MSTIRFHQDLKVYQKSFETAQLIYELSKSFPKEELYSLTDQIRRSSRSVTANISEAWGKRKYEKSFIAKLTDSEGEARETQTWLQFAFACHYMNDEQYNNLHNKYNQIIGMLVNMMSQSEKWCSFSSVNKEDNNL, encoded by the coding sequence ATGTCAACGATCAGATTTCATCAGGACTTAAAAGTGTATCAAAAATCATTTGAAACAGCTCAACTGATTTATGAACTCTCAAAATCCTTTCCAAAAGAAGAACTTTACTCACTTACAGATCAGATAAGAAGATCATCAAGATCTGTAACGGCAAATATTAGTGAGGCTTGGGGCAAAAGAAAATATGAAAAATCCTTCATCGCTAAGCTTACAGACTCAGAGGGTGAAGCAAGAGAAACCCAAACATGGCTTCAGTTTGCTTTTGCCTGCCATTATATGAATGACGAGCAATATAATAATTTGCACAACAAGTATAACCAAATAATAGGGATGTTAGTTAACATGATGAGCCAGTCAGAAAAGTGGTGTTCATTTTCTTCGGTGAATAAAGAAGATAATAATTTGTAA
- a CDS encoding dimethylarginine dimethylaminohydrolase family protein, giving the protein MRLNIKNETGRLKSVVLGQPNSLGPVPTLEESYDAKSYYSIEHNIYPKEEDIINEMNAFEAVLKKYGVEVLRPSIIKDYNQVFSRDVAFVIDDKMIISNVIADRADEQEAYKSVFEKVAWRKIINLPETAHIEGGDVIVWNDFLFIGTCFSEDYRNYKTARTNEYAIEILKEYFPKKRIIDLELKKNDKVPFEGILHLDCTFNPVGEDKCIIYKNGFVDESDYRLIIDIFGEENCFHINDEEMFEMFPNIFSISPDVVVSDKAFTRMNNHLRNEWGMTVEEIPYREISKMGGLLRCSTMPLVRE; this is encoded by the coding sequence ATGAGACTAAACATTAAAAACGAAACGGGCAGGCTGAAGTCAGTAGTTCTGGGCCAGCCTAATTCATTGGGGCCGGTTCCCACACTAGAGGAAAGTTATGACGCAAAGTCATATTACTCAATCGAACACAACATTTATCCTAAAGAAGAGGATATTATCAATGAAATGAACGCTTTTGAAGCGGTTTTAAAAAAGTATGGCGTTGAAGTACTGCGTCCCAGCATCATCAAAGATTACAATCAGGTTTTTTCAAGAGATGTAGCCTTTGTAATTGATGATAAAATGATCATTTCCAATGTGATTGCAGACAGAGCAGACGAGCAGGAAGCCTACAAAAGCGTTTTTGAAAAAGTAGCATGGAGAAAGATCATCAATCTTCCCGAAACTGCACATATAGAAGGAGGTGATGTAATCGTATGGAATGACTTCCTTTTCATCGGAACCTGCTTCAGTGAAGATTACAGAAACTATAAGACGGCAAGAACCAATGAATATGCCATTGAAATCTTAAAAGAATATTTTCCGAAGAAAAGAATCATCGACCTGGAACTGAAGAAAAACGATAAGGTTCCTTTTGAAGGCATTCTGCATCTGGATTGTACATTTAATCCGGTAGGTGAAGACAAATGTATTATTTATAAAAACGGATTTGTAGATGAAAGCGACTACCGTTTAATCATTGATATTTTCGGAGAAGAAAACTGTTTCCATATCAATGATGAAGAAATGTTTGAAATGTTTCCGAATATTTTCTCCATTTCTCCTGATGTTGTCGTTTCAGACAAAGCATTCACAAGAATGAATAACCACCTGAGAAACGAGTGGGGAATGACTGTTGAAGAAATTCCTTACAGAGAAATCTCTAAAATGGGAGGCTTGCTGAGATGCTCTACAATGCCGCTTGTGAGAGAGTAA
- a CDS encoding citrate synthase, whose protein sequence is MSDNKVILNYDGNSYEYPIVDSTIGDRGIDISKLRDQTGLITLDLGYKNTGATISDITYLDGDKGELFYRGYPIEQIAEKSNFTEVMYLLLHGELPTQDQFTSFDNNIKKYNFIADEMKKIIDVFPRSAHPMGVLSSLTSALTAFNPKAVNVNSKEEMDHAAELMIAKFSHLCAWTYRKTQGLPLNHGDNNLNYVENFYKMAFRLPNADFEIDPVVVNALDKLLILHADHEQNCSTSTVRMVGSAHTGLFASISAGVSALWGPLHGGANQAVIEMLELIEKDGGDVSKYVAKAKDKNDNFRLMGFGHRVYKNFDPRAKIIKKAADDILKALGIQDKALDIAMQLERVALEDEYFVERKLYPNVDFYSGIIYRALGIPTEMFTVMFALGRLPGWISQWKEMRLKGDPIGRPRQVYQGAQQRNYIDIASR, encoded by the coding sequence ATGTCAGACAACAAAGTAATATTGAATTACGACGGTAATTCATATGAATATCCAATCGTGGATAGTACTATCGGAGACAGAGGGATTGATATTTCAAAATTAAGAGACCAGACAGGTTTAATCACTCTGGATTTAGGTTACAAAAATACAGGAGCTACTATTAGCGACATCACTTACTTAGACGGAGATAAAGGAGAATTATTTTACAGAGGTTATCCAATCGAGCAGATTGCTGAAAAATCTAACTTCACTGAAGTAATGTATCTTTTATTACATGGAGAATTACCTACTCAGGATCAGTTTACTTCATTCGACAACAATATTAAAAAATACAACTTCATCGCAGACGAAATGAAAAAAATCATTGATGTTTTTCCTCGTTCTGCTCACCCTATGGGAGTTTTATCTTCTTTAACGTCTGCTTTAACAGCCTTCAACCCGAAAGCTGTTAACGTAAACTCTAAAGAAGAAATGGATCACGCTGCTGAGCTTATGATCGCTAAGTTCTCTCACCTTTGTGCATGGACTTACAGAAAAACTCAGGGCTTACCATTAAACCACGGTGATAACAACCTGAACTACGTAGAGAACTTCTACAAAATGGCATTCAGATTACCAAACGCTGATTTCGAAATCGATCCGGTAGTTGTAAATGCTTTAGATAAATTATTAATCCTTCACGCAGACCACGAACAAAACTGTTCTACTTCTACAGTAAGAATGGTAGGTTCTGCCCACACAGGTCTTTTCGCTTCTATCTCTGCCGGAGTATCTGCACTTTGGGGACCACTTCACGGTGGTGCTAACCAGGCTGTAATCGAAATGCTTGAACTGATCGAGAAAGACGGTGGTGACGTATCTAAATATGTTGCTAAAGCTAAAGATAAGAATGATAACTTCCGTTTAATGGGATTCGGACACAGAGTGTACAAAAACTTCGACCCAAGAGCGAAAATCATCAAGAAAGCTGCTGACGATATCCTTAAAGCATTAGGTATCCAGGATAAAGCTCTTGACATTGCAATGCAGCTGGAAAGAGTAGCGCTGGAAGACGAATACTTCGTAGAAAGAAAACTATATCCAAACGTAGACTTCTACTCAGGTATCATCTACAGAGCGTTAGGAATCCCTACAGAAATGTTCACCGTAATGTTTGCATTAGGAAGACTTCCGGGATGGATTTCTCAGTGGAAAGAAATGAGACTGAAAGGAGACCCGATCGGAAGACCAAGACAGGTTTACCAAGGTGCTCAGCAAAGAAACTACATCGATATTGCAAGCAGATAA
- the eno gene encoding phosphopyruvate hydratase has protein sequence MSAISYIEARQILDSRGNPTIEVDVFTESGAMGRAAVPSGASTGEHEAVELRDGGSEYLGKGVLKAVENVKEVIAENLVGQPVFEQNYIDQIMIDLDGTPNKGNLGANAILGVSLAVARAAAAELGMPLYKYVGGVNANTLPVPMMNVINGGSHSDAPIAFQEFMIMPVKADSFSHALRKGTEIFHNLKSILHSRGLSTAVGDEGGFAPTFKGTEDALDTLLQAIEKAGYKPGDDIMLALDCAASEFYKDGIYDYRKFQTPDAAQFSSSEQVSYLAELAAKYPIISIEDGMQENDWEGWKMLTDKIGDRVQLVGDDLFVTNVERLSRGVKENIANSILVKVNQIGSLSETMAAVQMAQNNKFTSVMSHRSGETEDSTIADLAVAMNCGQIKTGSASRSDRMAKYNQLLRIEEALGETAIFPGLEAFKIKR, from the coding sequence ATGAGTGCAATTTCTTACATAGAAGCAAGACAGATTTTAGATTCCAGAGGAAATCCTACCATTGAAGTAGATGTATTTACAGAAAGCGGGGCAATGGGCCGTGCAGCTGTACCTTCAGGAGCATCTACAGGAGAACACGAGGCGGTAGAATTACGTGATGGTGGTTCAGAATATCTGGGAAAAGGAGTTCTGAAAGCTGTTGAAAATGTAAAAGAAGTAATTGCAGAGAATCTAGTAGGACAGCCGGTTTTTGAACAAAACTATATCGATCAGATTATGATTGATCTTGATGGAACACCTAACAAAGGAAATCTTGGTGCCAATGCTATTCTTGGTGTTTCTCTGGCAGTAGCAAGAGCTGCTGCTGCTGAATTGGGAATGCCTCTTTATAAATATGTAGGTGGAGTGAACGCCAACACACTTCCTGTTCCAATGATGAATGTAATCAACGGTGGATCTCACTCAGATGCTCCTATCGCATTCCAGGAATTCATGATTATGCCGGTAAAAGCTGATTCTTTCTCTCATGCATTGAGAAAAGGAACTGAAATTTTCCACAACCTAAAGTCTATTCTTCATTCTAGAGGTTTATCTACTGCGGTAGGTGACGAAGGTGGTTTTGCACCAACTTTCAAAGGAACTGAAGATGCTTTGGATACTTTACTTCAGGCTATTGAAAAAGCAGGTTATAAGCCAGGTGACGATATTATGTTGGCACTTGACTGTGCAGCTTCGGAATTCTACAAAGACGGAATCTATGATTACAGAAAATTCCAGACTCCGGATGCAGCTCAGTTTTCAAGCAGCGAGCAGGTTTCTTACTTAGCGGAACTGGCTGCAAAATATCCAATCATTTCTATCGAAGATGGTATGCAGGAAAACGACTGGGAAGGTTGGAAAATGTTAACAGATAAAATTGGTGACAGAGTACAGCTGGTAGGAGATGATTTATTTGTAACCAACGTAGAAAGATTATCCAGAGGAGTAAAAGAAAATATTGCGAACTCTATCCTTGTAAAAGTAAATCAGATTGGTTCTCTTTCTGAAACAATGGCTGCTGTACAGATGGCTCAGAATAACAAATTCACTTCAGTAATGTCTCACAGATCAGGAGAAACTGAAGATTCTACAATTGCTGATTTAGCAGTAGCAATGAACTGTGGACAGATCAAAACCGGTTCAGCTTCAAGATCAGACAGAATGGCAAAATACAACCAGTTATTAAGAATTGAAGAAGCTTTAGGCGAAACTGCAATTTTCCCAGGGTTGGAAGCTTTTAAAATCAAAAGATAA